A single window of Pseudomonas lijiangensis DNA harbors:
- a CDS encoding YgiQ family radical SAM protein yields the protein MQAAKPLFDYPKYWAECFGPAPFLPMSREEMDQLGWDSCDVIIVTGDAYVDHPSFGMAIIGRLLESQGFRVGIIAQPDWQSKDDFMKLGEPNLFFGVAAGNMDSMINRYTADKKIRSDDAYTPGGLAGKRPDRASLVYSQRCKEAYKHVPIVLGGIEASLRRIAHYDYWQDKVRNSILIDASADILLYGNAERAIVEVAQRLSYGHKIEEITDVRGTAFIRRDTPAGWYEVDSTRIDRPGKIDKIINPYVNTQDTQACAIEQEKGPVEDPNEAKVVQILASPRMTRDKTVIRLPSVEKVRNDAVLYAHANRVLHLETNPGNARALVQKHGDVDVWFNPPPIPMTTEEMDYVFGMPYARVPHPAYGKEKIPAYDMIRFSVNIMRGCFGGCTFCSITEHEGRIIQNRSEDSIIREIEEIRDKVPGFTGVISDMGGPTANMYRIACKSPEIESACRKPSCVFPGICPNLNTDHSALIQLYRSARALPGVKKILIASGLRYDLAVESPEYVKELVTHHVGGYLKIAPEHTEEGPLNQMMKPGIGSYEKFKRMFEKYSKEAGKEQYLIPYFIAAHPGTTDEDMMNLALWLKGNGFRADQVQAFYPSPMASATAMYHSGKNPLRKVTYKSDGVTIVKSEAQRRLHKAFLRYHDPKGWPMLREALERMGRADLIGPGKHQLIPLHQPATDSYQSARRKNSTPAGSHKVGKGGKTNLIQTQHTGLPPRGSDGSKPWDKREEAKAAALARNKQAAKERMEAAKGGKGKKPARKPVVPR from the coding sequence ATGCAAGCAGCCAAGCCGTTATTTGACTATCCCAAGTACTGGGCCGAATGTTTCGGACCGGCGCCTTTCCTGCCGATGAGCCGGGAAGAAATGGATCAGCTTGGCTGGGATTCCTGCGATGTCATCATCGTCACCGGCGATGCCTATGTGGATCACCCGTCTTTCGGCATGGCGATCATTGGTCGCTTGCTGGAGTCCCAGGGTTTTCGCGTCGGGATCATTGCCCAGCCTGACTGGCAGTCCAAAGACGACTTCATGAAGCTCGGCGAGCCGAACCTGTTCTTCGGTGTCGCTGCTGGCAACATGGACTCGATGATCAACCGCTATACCGCGGACAAGAAGATCCGTTCCGACGACGCCTATACCCCGGGCGGTCTGGCCGGCAAGCGTCCGGATCGTGCGAGCCTGGTCTACAGCCAGCGCTGCAAGGAAGCCTACAAGCATGTCCCGATCGTGCTGGGCGGTATCGAAGCCTCGCTGCGCCGCATCGCGCATTACGATTACTGGCAGGACAAGGTTCGCAACTCGATCCTGATCGACGCCAGCGCCGACATCCTGCTCTACGGCAATGCCGAGCGTGCGATTGTCGAAGTCGCCCAGCGTCTGTCCTACGGCCACAAGATCGAAGAGATCACCGATGTGCGCGGTACGGCGTTCATTCGTCGCGATACGCCTGCTGGCTGGTATGAAGTCGACTCCACGCGTATCGACCGTCCGGGCAAGATCGACAAGATCATCAACCCGTACGTGAACACTCAAGACACCCAGGCCTGCGCCATCGAGCAGGAAAAAGGCCCGGTAGAAGATCCGAACGAAGCCAAGGTCGTGCAGATCCTGGCCAGCCCGCGCATGACCCGCGACAAGACGGTCATCCGCCTGCCTTCGGTCGAGAAAGTCCGTAACGACGCCGTGCTCTATGCCCACGCCAACCGCGTGCTGCACCTGGAAACCAACCCGGGCAACGCCCGTGCGCTGGTTCAGAAGCATGGCGATGTGGACGTCTGGTTCAACCCTCCGCCCATTCCAATGACTACCGAAGAAATGGACTACGTGTTCGGCATGCCCTATGCGCGCGTTCCGCACCCGGCGTATGGCAAGGAGAAGATTCCGGCCTACGACATGATCCGTTTTTCGGTCAACATCATGCGCGGCTGTTTTGGTGGCTGCACCTTCTGTTCGATCACCGAGCACGAAGGGCGGATCATCCAGAACCGTTCCGAAGATTCGATCATTCGCGAAATCGAAGAGATTCGCGACAAGGTCCCAGGCTTTACCGGCGTTATTTCCGATATGGGCGGCCCGACCGCGAACATGTATCGCATCGCCTGCAAAAGCCCGGAAATCGAATCGGCGTGCCGCAAGCCGTCCTGTGTTTTCCCTGGCATCTGCCCGAACCTGAACACCGACCATTCGGCACTGATTCAGTTGTATCGCAGTGCCCGCGCCTTGCCGGGCGTGAAAAAGATCCTGATCGCTTCCGGCCTGCGTTACGACCTTGCGGTCGAGTCGCCGGAGTACGTCAAAGAGCTGGTGACCCACCACGTGGGTGGTTACCTGAAGATCGCCCCGGAACACACCGAGGAAGGTCCGCTCAACCAGATGATGAAACCGGGCATCGGCAGCTATGAAAAATTCAAGCGCATGTTCGAGAAGTATTCGAAAGAGGCAGGCAAGGAGCAGTACCTGATTCCTTACTTCATCGCCGCCCACCCGGGCACCACCGATGAAGACATGATGAATCTGGCACTGTGGCTCAAGGGCAATGGTTTCCGCGCCGATCAGGTGCAGGCGTTCTATCCGTCGCCAATGGCTTCGGCAACTGCCATGTATCACTCGGGTAAGAACCCGCTGCGCAAGGTCACGTACAAGAGCGATGGCGTCACCATCGTCAAGAGCGAGGCTCAGCGTCGTCTGCACAAGGCGTTCCTGCGCTATCACGACCCCAAAGGCTGGCCGATGCTTCGCGAAGCGCTGGAGCGCATGGGCCGTGCCGACCTGATCGGCCCGGGCAAGCATCAGTTGATCCCGCTGCATCAGCCGGCGACCGACAGCTACCAGAGTGCCCGTCGCAAGAACTCGACGCCGGCTGGCAGTCACAAGGTGGGCAAGGGTGGCAAGACCAACCTGATCCAGACCCAGCACACCGGCCTGCCGCCACGTGGCAGCGACGGCAGCAAGCCTTGGGATAAGCGCGAAGAAGCCAAGGCCGCTGCGCTCGCTCGTAACAAGCAGGCTGCCAAAGAGCGGATGGAAGCCGCCAAGGGCGGAAAGGGCAAGAAGCCAGCCCGCAAGCCAGTGGTGCCGCGCTAA